In Rutidosis leptorrhynchoides isolate AG116_Rl617_1_P2 chromosome 2, CSIRO_AGI_Rlap_v1, whole genome shotgun sequence, one genomic interval encodes:
- the LOC139888778 gene encoding uncharacterized protein, translating to MSSSSSPCAACKFLRRKCTQECVFAPYFPPDQPQKFANVHKVFGASNVAKILNELSAAQREDAVNSLAYEAEARLRDPVYGCVGFISILQHKLKQIQTDLHNAKQELSTYMGPSALVPVLNPGLLMQQYPNLGPVMANNNMQPMLGIQGQVGTSSQHQQQLYEAQQQQLVEAAREHEMLRNLEQQQQLHHQQHQQQSIDLMRFNRGFNGAGPSGQVNPSGFTHLTGPAAAMAPSLALGGAYDNNVYQIQNQQHPQQEQQLLQQQHQLQHDIPHELFLQQQTPSPQLLPHQQQQTQQPQHGDVSEEGRSVGPSS from the coding sequence ATGTCATCCTCGAGTTCACCGTGTGCTGCGTGTAAGTTTCTACGCCGCAAATGTACACAAGAATGCGTGTTTGCACCGTACTTTCCACCAGACCAGCCTCAAAAATTTGCTAATGTACACAAAGTATTTGGAGCTAGCAATGTAGCTAAAATCCTAAATGAGCTAAGTGCAGCCCAAAGAGAGGATGCGGTTAATTCACTTGCGTATGAGGCTGAGGCACGGCTAAGGGATCCAGTTTACGGTTGTGTTGGTTTTATATCCATTTTACAGCACAAGTTAAAGCAAATTCAGACTGATTTACACAATGCTAAACAAGAATTGTCTACATATATGGGACCATCTGCCTTAGTGCCTGTTTTGAACCCAGGGTTACTTATGCAACAGTATCCTAATTTGGGTccagttatggctaacaataatatGCAGCCAATGTTGGGCATTCAAGGACAAGTAGGGACTTCTTCTCAACATCAGCAGCAGTTATATGAggctcaacaacaacaattagTTGAAGCTGCAAGAGAGCATGAAATGTTAAGGAATCTTgaacagcaacagcaattacatCATCAACAGCATCAGCAGCAATCAATTGATTTGATGAGGTTTAATAGGGGGTTTAATGGTGCTGGACCATCTGGGCAGGTGAACCCAAGTGGGTTCACTCATTTAACTGGGCCAGCTGCAGCCATGGCTCCATCATTAGCATTAGGTGGTGCTTATGATAATAATGTCTATCAGATCCAGAATCAGCAACATCCACAGCAAGAACAACAATTactacaacaacaacatcagctgCAGCATGACATACCACatgaactttttcttcaacaacaaACGCCGTCACCTCAGTTGCTGCCACATCAGCAACAGCAGACACAACAGCCGCAACATGGAGACGTTAGCGAAGAGGGTAGGAGCGTTGGTCCGTCCTCTTGA